A region of the Streptomyces sp. NBC_00442 genome:
ACAGGTGCCTGCGGCCCGCCAGGCAGTTGCGGCACTTTCCGCAGACCAGGTGGCCCTCTCCGCTGACCAGGTCGCCGACCGCGATGTCCTGGACGTCCGCGCCGATCGCGGCGACCTCGCCGACGAACTCGTGGCCGAGGACCAGGGGCGTCGTGACGGCGCCCTGCGCCCAGCCGTCCCAGGAGCGGATGTGCAGGTCGGTGCCGCAGATGCCGGTGCGAAGGACCTTGATCAGCACATCGCCGGGCCCGGTCTCCGGCTCGGGTACGTCCATGAGCCACAGTCCGGGTTCGGCGTGCTGCTTGACAAGTGCCTTCATGGGCGGTGCTCCCGGCGTACGGAGAGTGGCGGCCGGCCACGGAGGGGTGGCCGGACGTGGGGCTGACCGGACGCACGGCCGGAGGTACCGCCGTACGTGCTGATCCGGCGGACCGGAACAGGCTGCCGAGCCCGGCCGATCCGACTGATCACCAATCTGCCGAGCCCCGGCCCCCGCGTCCATCGAGGATTTCTTAAGCGGGCCAACAGCCAAGCTTCACGCGCGCCCCTCGCGCCCCGGGGGTTCCGCGCACCCCCCTGAATCACGTGCGGCGCACCGGCTGCTCCACACGGGTCACACCGACTGCCCCCCTGGAGACACGGCGAGTCACCACACGTCACGGTGCATCACGCCGGGGACCTCTCCCGGCGGGCCCGCCGCGCCCCAGGTTTGGCCGAAATCCTTCGGTACCGTGCCGGTAAGGGAGGGCCCGGAGACGTGCCTAGTGGCTCGGCACCACGCTCAGACGGGCGCGGCCGCGCCGCGCGACGGGCGGCTCGGTCTCGCGCAGGACCAGGGTCAGCCGCCGAAGCCCGAACTTCCGCAGCGTACGCGGGGATTCGACCACCAGACGGCAGCTGGTGCGGCCGCGCTCGGGGTCGGGGTGGCGCACCTGGCGGACCGTGCCGTCGTGGTGCACCGCCGCGTCGCCGACCGCTCTGACCCAGTGCGGAAGGCCGAGGCGGAAGGCGGCGTCCATGATCGGGTCGTCGGCGATCTCACGCCGGATGTCCGCGAGGCCGGGAGCGTTCTCGTCGTCGGCGAACGCCTCGGCGAACTGGGCCAGCAGGGGCAGGCACCAGCCCGTCTCGTGCTCGGCGAGCACGCTGGCGGCCTCCGGATGGAACAGGACGAAGCGCAGGAAGTTGTGGTCGGGCATCGCGGTCGGGTGCGGCCCCACGCCGCCGAAGAGCGCGTCGTACGCCGGATTGGCGTGCGCCACGCCCCAGCCCGGATCGAGCACCACGGACGGGAAGGGAAGGGCGTCCGTCATCGCGAAGTAGTCGTGGACATAGGCCCTGAGCTCCGGATCTCCCGGGAGCGCCGGGGTGCCGTTCGTTGCTGCCGTCGTGTCGTCGGCGGCGCGCTCCCCCGCGGCCGTCTGCTGTCCGGGCCGCTCCGGGACCAGGGCGAACGGGCGCCCCACCACCGGGACGTGCGCCGCCGGAACCTTGGTCACCGAATCCTTCGCCACCGATTCTTCCGCCATCGAGTACGCGACTCCTCTTGCTGGCCCGCTAGTGCGGCGGCCGGCCTTCGGGCCCGCCCGGGGCTCGGAGGGCGATCTTCACACCGCGTGGCGATCCTGATACCGCCGCCACAATGATGTCAAGCATCGTGGCATTCCGGCCCCCCGAAGCTTTGATTGCGCCACAACTGTGGCAAGTTCTGGTTGTTGTTGCCGGGACCCGCTAGCCTCCGGAGCATCCACTGTTGTGCCCACCGACTCGCATGATCTAGGAGAACTACTGGTGACGGACGGCTTCTTGGTTCCGGGACCGGCAGCCACGGGCCCCCTCGCGGCCGTCATCGCCCGTGTGGCCGAGCTCGCCGGAAAGCTCGGAATGGATCATGCGGACGTCTTCGACGTCCACCGGCTCTCCGAGGCATCGGGCGTGCCCGCCGACGTGGTCGGCGCGCTGCTCGACGGCCGCCCGGCCGGCGAACCCGATCTGCAGGCGCGTTTCCTGCAGCGGTTCGGCCTGCTGCGCAGCACCCGGCGCAAGCCCAACGGCCGCCCGCACACCCAGCAGGAGATCGCCGACGGCGCGGGCATGTCGCGCCAGCAGGCGGGCGCCCTCATCAACGGCGACCGGCGCCCGACGATGGAGCACTGCGACGCGATCCAGCGCTTCTTCGGCGTCCACGCCGGATTCTTGACCGCCGACGACACCGACGCCCTGGGCGGCGCCCTGCTGCGCACCGAGCAGGAGCTGCTCCAGCAGATCGCGGGCCGCGAGCGCGAGGGGGCGGCGCTCGGAGCCCCCGGCGGCGACGCGCTGGAACGGCTGCTCCAGGACCACGGTGTACGCGGCATCGCCTGGCGGGCCGCCCAACTCCCCACCGACAAGCACCGCGACAAGGTCACCGAGTGGCTGGACATGCTCCTGGAGAGCGTCAAGCGGTCGGAGTCCTGACATGCCCCGCACCACGTGGCGGCCGTGGTCCGCCGCGCCCGCAGGCCTGCCCGGACAGCGCTTTCCGCTGATTTCCGGCCTCGCGGTGATGCCGAGTTCAACGAACTCCGGCTCAATGTTGACTGGATCAATCGTTCACGGCTCGGCAGAGTGCTGGACAGTGACGGGTTGCTCGACGAAGTGCTGCTCGATGAACGGCTTGCGGGGAGAACGGTGGGCATAGGCAAGGAGATGCGCCGGCTGTGCGGCGAGCTGGTCGCGGGCATCACGATCCCCGCACCCGCGGAGCCGACCGCGCTGTACGCCGCCCTGTGCGAGGGCATGAGCCGGCGCAGGGGCCGCCCCGTCGAGTTCCGCATGGCGGCCTTCCCGCCCGGCACCGCGAGCGGACTCTGGCTCGACATGGCGGACCGTGACCTGGTCGTGGTGGAGGAGCGAACCGCTCCCGACCACCAACTGGTGATCCTGGGCCACGAGTTGTGGCACATGAACGCGGGGCACGGAAGCCATCACGTGGAGGGCGCGGCCGTCGCGGCCCGGCTGCTGCACACGGAGGGCGACCTCGGCGCGGCCGTACGCAAGGTGGCCGCACGCACCCGCTCGCACCTCTCGGAGGAGACCGACGCCGAGAGCTTCGGCCTGCTCCTGGGCAGCAAGTGCCGTCCCTGGCTCGAAGCATCCGGGAGCCGGGGGCCCGACCGCGAACTGCTCGCCGGCCGCATCGAGGCCGCTCTGGGCTACCGCTGGCCACAGGGCTGAGGCGTGAGGGACCCGGAATTCTATCTGCCCGCCATCCTGCTGGTCGCGGCCTTCGCCTGCCGGCTCCCCGGCATCCGGCAGACCTGGCGCGACCCGCTGCTGCTCACGGTCAACGCCCTCCTCGCCGTGGCGAGTTCGGTGTTCTTCTTCGCCGCTCCCACCACCATCGCGGAGGTCAACCGGATCACCGGCGTGCCCAACTTCTCGGCGCCGCTGGTGTATTCGATCCTCACCGCGTTCAGCGCCTCGTGCCTGGTGCTCATCATCAACTGGCGCGGTGGCCCGCCGCAGGCGGCCCGCCGGGCCACGCTCCGGTGCGTCACCGCGTACTCGCTGGTGATCGTCGCCCTGTTCACGCTGTTCGCGCTCGCCGACGCACCCGTCGAGCGGCTGCGCGACCTCGACACGTACTACGCCAACACCCCGTACATGCGCGAGATGATCGTCCTGTATCTGCTCGCGCACACCGTGGCGGCGCTGGTCACGACCTGGCTGTGCTGGGGGTGGTCGGTGAAGGTACGGGGCTGGCTGCGGGCGGGGCTCGTCCTCATCGTCGTCGGCTATCTGCTCAACCTGGTCTTCGACGCCGTCAAGTGCGCCGCCGTGGGCGCTCGTTGGCTGGGCCACGACCTGGACTACCTCAGCACGGGTACGGCGCCCCCCGTCGCGTCGATGTCCGCGCTGCTCATCGGCTCGGGGTTCATCGTCCCGCTCGTGGGGCCCCGGCTCTCGGAGACCTGGGGATCATGGTCCGCGTACCGCAGGCTCGGTCCGCTATGGTGCGCACTGCACGCGGCACCGGCCCCTCCGAGCGCCACGGTCAAGATGAAATGGTGGTCGCCGGTGCAGTTGCGCCTCACCCAGCGCGAGTCCGGCATCCTCGACGGATTCCTCACCCTCGCACCGTACTTCGACCGCACGCTGCACGGCGATGCCCGTGCCGCCGCGCTCCGCGCCGGCGCCGCGCCGAAGCAGGCGGAAGCGGTCGCTGACGCGGCCATGATCGCAGCCGCCCTCACCGCCCGGAGGAGCGACCCGGAGGGCGCGGCCCTGAGCAGCACCGAACCGGACGCCTCCCCCACCATCGGGCGCGCCCGCGACTTGATCGGTATCGCCCAGGCCTACCGCCGTTCAGCCGGCGCCGAAGGAGCCCGCGCCGACGCGGCACGGACAAAGAGCACACGCCCATGAGCACATCGGACGTCCTGGCGGCGCCGTCCCGCGGGCGCACGGCGGTGGTCGTCGGCGGTGGGCTCGCCGGCATGCTGGCCGCCGCCGCGCTCAGTGGCTCGGTCGACGAGATCACCGTGGTCGAGCAGGATGCCCTGCCCGTCGGACCCGAGCCGCGCGGCCGCCTGCCGCAGGCCCGGCACGCCCACATCCTGTGGTCGGGCGGCGCGGAGGCGATGGAACAGCTGCTGCCAGGAGTGACCGAGGCGTGGCTCGCCGCGGGCGCCCGACGGATCCCGCTCACCTCCCAGATGGTCGCGCTGTCACCCCAGGGCTGGTACCGGCGCTGGCGCGACTCCCACTACCTGATCTCCTGCGGCCGGGACCTCCTGGACTCCACGGTCCGCGACCGGGTCCGCGACCTGCCGGGCGTCACCGTCCTCGACTCGACGCGGGTCGTCGCACTCGAAGGCGGCGCACGCCGGGTCACGGGGGTTCGGGTACGAAAGGCCGACGGCACCGAGGAGTTGCTCCCGGCCACGTTCACGGTGGACGCCAGCGGCCGGGGTGCGCACACGCGGCGGTGGCTCGACGCCCTCGGCGTGCCCGCGGCCCGGGAGGAGGTCGTCGACCCGGGCGTGGTCTACGCCAGCCGTGTCTTCCGCTCGCCGGCCGGAGACCAGACCTTCCCGGTGATCAACGTGCAGGCGAACGCGAGGGCGTCGGCGCCCGGAAGGACCGCCGTCATCCTGCCCATCGAGGCCGGCCAGTGGCTGGTCACGCTCTCGGGCACGCGCGGCGCCCGGCCGACCGGCGACCCCGGCGCATTCGTGCCCTTCGCACTCGGCGCCCGGCATCCGGTCGTCGGCCGGCTCATCGCCGAGGCCGAGCCGCTCAGCGACGTGTCCACCTTCGCGCACACCGCCGGCCGCCGGCTCTTCTTCGAGAAGGTCAAGGGGTGGCCCGAGGGATACGTCGCACTCGGTGACGCGGTCGCGGTGTACAACCCGGTGTACGGCCACGGCATGTCGGTCGCGGCCCAGGGCGCACTCGCGCTGCGGGAGGCACTGGCCACGCAGGGCGTCACCGCGCCGCGGCTCGCCCGACGGGTGCAGCGCGCCGTGGCCGGCCCGGTGGGCACGGCGTGGCTCCTGGCGGGCCAGGACGTCTTCTATCCCGGCGCCACCGCCCGTCGGCCCGGTGCGGTCGAGCGGCTCATGGGCCACTGCGTCGACCGCCTCATCCACACCTCGACCGGCGACTACGCGGTCGCCACCGCGCTGACGGACGTCATGACGCTCACGGCTCCGGTCTCCGCACTGGTGCGGCCCCGCGTGCTCCTGGCCGCACTTCGCGGCCCCGGCCGGCCGCCACTGACCGAGCCTCCGCTGACGGAGCGTGAACTGGCCCTGGTACAAAGCCCGCAGAAGACCGCCTAGGCCGTCGCCGCGCGCGGCGGCCGCACGCCCCACTGATTTGGGGAGCGTGACGATGCTTCCATAGGATCCGGCGATGATCACCAGAAAACGTCTGGCGGCCGGAGTGTGCGCGCTGGTCGCCACTTTCGCCACCGGCATCCTTCCGGCGGCCGGTACGGCCTCCGCCGCCGCGCAGCCCGACGGGCAGCCCGCGCAGGCCGCGCCCAAGGTCGACCTCGTCCTCGACGTCTCCGGCTCGATGCGGACCGCCGACATCGACGGCAAGTCCCGGATGGCCGCCGCCAAGCAGGCGTTCAACGAGGTCCTCGACGCCGTCCCGCCGGAGGTCCAGCTCGGCATACGCACCCTGGGCGCCAACTACCCCGGCGAGGACCGCAAGGTGGGCTGCAAGGACACCCGCGCGCTCTACCCGGTCGGCCCGCTCAACCGTACCGAGGCCAAGACGGCCGTCGCGACCCTCGCACCCACCGGCTGGACCCCCATCGGGCCGGCGCTGCAGGGCGCGGCGGCCGACCTCAAGGGCGGTGACGCCACCCGCCGGATCGTGCTCATCACCGACGGCGAGGACACCTGCCAGCCGCTCGACCCGTGCGAGGTGGCCCGCGACATCGCGGCCCAGGGCATCCATCTCACCATCGACACCCTCGGCCTGATCCCGGACGCCAAGACGCGCGAGCAGCTCACCTGCATCGCCGAGGCCACCGGCGGCACCTACACCTCGGTGCAGCACACCGATCAACTCTCCGGCAAGGTCAAGCAGTTGGTGGACCGCGCGGCCGACCCGGTCGTCGTGCCGGTCGCCACCACCGGCACCGCGAGCTGTGAGAGCGCTCCCGAACTCAAGCCCGGCCTGTACACGGACCGCGAGAAGTTCGCCGAGCACCGCTCGTACAAGGTGAACGTACTGCCCGGCCAGGAGCTGCGTGCCTCGGCCAGCATCGGCATGGACCGCCCGGCCAACCCCGACTACGGCATCCTGCTGCGGGCGGTGACCGCGCACGGCCGCGAGATCGTACGCGGCTCGGAAGCCGGTGACGGCCGGACGGATCTGATCTCCACGGGCCTTCGCTACCCCAAGGCTCCCGCCGACGACTCGGACGACAAGTCGACCCCGGAGCCGGTCTGCCTCCAGGTGTCCAACTCCTTCTCGGCGGGGCCCGGTGTCAAGACCGACCCGGGTCTTCCGGTGGAGCTCGCCGTCGACGTGGTGGACGGCCCCGGCCACGCTTCCGACGTGGCCTCCTTCGGTCTCGGCCGGGGCTGGTGGCTGCTCGGTGCCCTCGCGCTGACCGGCCTTCTCGCGGGTCTGGTGTGGGGCTGGATCTCGCGCTGGCGCATCGCCGTCTGGCGGACCAGCTGATGCCGAACCACACCTTCAACCCCGGGGGCCAACTGATGCGTACCGTACGGACCTTGGCGGCCGCCGCCGTGCTGGCGGGCACGGTGCTCGTGGGCGCCGGAGCCGGAACCGCGCTCGCCGACTCGCCCTCGTCCGACGCGCCCTCGCCCGGCCCGACCGCGTCGAACAGCGACGCGGCGCCCACGGAGGCGGGGACGGCGTTCCGCACGGCGGTCGCGGTGCGGCAGGGCCAGAAGGCCACCGCGTCCGCGTCCAGCGGCGACTACCTGTACTGGATGTTCCCCGCGGATGCCGGGCAGCGTCCCACCGTCACGGCCAAGGTCACGCTTCCCGAAGCGGCCTCGCGGCACGGCGCCTCCACCTGGCGCATCGACGTGTACGACGGGCTGCGCCGCCGCCAGCCCTGTATGTACGGCACGCAGTCCGGGTCCGCGGCCGAGGACGCGGCCACGGTCGACCTGTCCTGCACCCTGCGGCCGACCGTCGCCTGGGCCGACACGTGGTCCACCGACCCGTTGCCGGGCAGCTACTACATCCGGCTGACGGCGGTCTCCCTGCCCGAGACCGACCGGGGGCTGCCGTTCAAGGCGGAGGTCGAGCCGACCGTCCTGGACACCGGGGGCGCCCACGCCGTGGACGGCAGGCTGTCCACCCCGCTCGGCGCGAAGTCCGCGGTCGAGCCGGACGGCGGCTGGGCGTCGGGCTGGTGGACCGACCGCTGGGTGTGGACGGCCGCGGGCGGACTCCTCGCGGCGCTCGCGGGCATCGCCGGCTACAACCTGACCCGCGGCCGCGGCCGGCCCTCCCGCGCACCTCGGGGGGTCTGACACCCGCCGGGGCGGTACCGGCCGGGCACGGCCGAAGGCCCGGCGGGCCGCGGGCCGAGAGCGCTCTCCTGGCCGTGCTTCCCCCGCTCGCTCACCCCTCCCTGCCCGCCGCCCCGCCCCGGGAACGGCGGGCAGGTGTCGTGCCCGGGGCGCCGTGCCCGGCCGAGCCGACTCATCCGTACGAGACTCCGGGGTACGCGACCGAGCACCGCCTGCCCTAGGAGTTCACCGTGTCCTCAGCTTCGCTAGCCTCGACCACGCCCGTCGTCGCCGTCCTCGGCACCGGCATCATGGGGTCCGGCATGGCCCGCAGTCTGATGCGCGCCGGGCTGTCCGTGCGGGTCTGGAACCGCACCCCGGAGAAGGTCCGGGCGCTGGCCGAGGAGGGGGCCACGGCCTTCCCGAGCCCCGAGGAGGCGGTGCGCGGCGCCGATGTCGTCCTCACGGCGCTGAACGACGGTCCGTCCGTCTCCGCCACCCTCGCGGCCGCCTCCGGCGGAACACACCCCGGGCAGCCGTGGCTCCAGGCCTCCACCGTCGGACCGGACGCGACGGAGGAACTGGCTTCGCAGGCAGCCGAGTTGGGGGTGGCGTACTACGACTGCCCCGTGCTCGGCACCCGCGGCCCGGCCGAAGAGGGCAAGCTGACCGTCTTCGTCTCGGGGCCGCCGGCGGCGCGCGAGCGCCTCGCGCCGGTGCTCGACGCGATCGGGCAGCGCACCGTCTGGGTCAGCCACGAGCCGGGCGGCGCCTCGCGCCTGAAGCTCGTCGCCAATACCTGGGTGATCAATCTGGTGGGCGCGGTCGCCGAATGCCTCGGCCTCGCCGAGGCCCTGCAGGTGGACCCCCGCCTCTTCCTGGACGCGCTCTCGGGCGGCCCGCTCGACACCCCCTATCTGCATGCCAAGTCCGCCGCCCTGCTCACCGGCGAGCTGGCGCCCAGCTTCGCCCTGTCGACCGCGCTGAAGGACACCCGTCTGATCCTCGAAGCGGCCGGGTCGGCGGGCGTCCGGCTCGACTTGACCGAGGCGTCGGCCGAGCGGTTCGCGCGGGCGGAGGCAGCCGGGCACGGCGCCGAGGACATGATCGCGACGTACTTCGCCGGCCGGACCGAGGAGTGACCGGGCCCGGCGGGCCGGGGCGGTAACTCCGGCGAGAAGGGTCCGGGCGGTTCGATAGCATGGCCCTGCCCATCGGGCGGGGGCGCCACCTGGTGTGAGCCCCCGGGTGGGCCTCCCTACCTGGGTTCGCCGCGGCCGCGCCGCGGTGCCGCACGTACGAACATAAGGAGCATCCGAGGATGTCTCGACACCTGATCACCAGCGCGCTGCCGTACATCAACGGGATCAAGCACCTGGGCAACATGGTCGGGTCGATGCTCCCCGCGGACGTGTACTCCCGCTATCTGCGCCAGCGCGGCCACGACGTCCTGTACATCTGTGCCACCGACGAGCACGGCACCCCCGCGGAGCTGGCCGCGAAGGAGGCGGGGCTTTCGGTCGCCGAGTTCTGCGCGCAGGCGCACGACACCCAGAAGGCGATCTACGACGGCTTCCAGCTGGCCTTCGACTACTTCGGCCGCAGCTCCTCGCAGCAGAACGTGGAGATCACGCAGCACTTCGCGCGGAAGCTGAAGGAGAACGGGTTCATCGAGGAGCGGGCGATCCGCCAGGTCTTCTCGGTCGCCGACGACCGGTTCCTGCCCGACCGCTACATCGTGGGCACCTGTCCGCACTGCGGTTACGACAAGGCGCGCGGCGACCAGTGCGAGAACTGCACCCGTGTCCTGGACCCGACGGACCTGCTGGAAGCGCGTTCGGCGATCAGCGGGAGCAGCGAGCTCGAGGTCCGCGAGACGCGGCACCTGTTCCTGCTCCAGTCCAAGCTCCAGGGCGAGGTGGAGGAGTGGATCGACCGGGTCGGCGGCGAGTGGCCGCAGCTCGCGTCGTCCATCGCCCGCAAGTGGCTGACCGAGGGCCTGCACGACCGCGCGATCACCCGTGACCTGGAGTGGGGCGTGCCGGTCCCGGCCGACACGTGGCCGGAGCTGGCCGCCGAGGGCAAGGTCTTCTACGTCTGGTTCGACGCCCCGATCGAGTACATCGGCGCGACGAAGGAGTGGTCCGACCTCGACCCGGCGAACCGCGACTGGAAGTCGTGGTGGTACGAGCCCGAGGGCGCGGCCGACGTCCGGTACACCGAGTTCATGGGCAAGGACAACGTGCCCTTCCACACGGTGATGTTCCCGGCGACCGAGCTGGGCGTGCGCGAGCCGTGGAAGAAGGTCGACTACGTCAAGGCGTTCAACTGGCTCAACTACTACGGCGGCAAGTTCTCCACCTCGCAGCGCCGTGGCGTCTTCACACACGACGCCCTGGAGATCCTGCCCGCCGACTACTGGCGCTACTTCATGATGGCGAACGCCCCGGAGTCCGACGACACGTCGTTCACCTGGGAGCACTTCACCGCGACGGTCAACAAGGACCTCGCGGACACGCTGGGCAACTTCGTGAACCGTGTCCTGTCGTTCTCGCGCAAGCGCTTCGGCGACGACGTTCCCGCGGGGGCGGCGGCCGGAGCGGCCGAGGAGAAGCTGGGCGAGGAGATCGTCGGGCTGCTCGCCGAGTACGAGGGCCACATGGAGGCGCTCCAGTTCCGCAAGGCGGCCGCCTCGCTGCGGGCGCTGTGGTCGGCCGGCAACTCCTACCTGGAGGAGAAGGCGCCCTGGCTGGAGATCAAGACCGACCCGGAGGCGGCCGCGCTGACGCTGCGCACGGCGATGAACCTCATCCACCTGTACGCGGTGGTGTCCGAGCCGTTCATCCCGTCCTCGGCGAAGGCGATGCGCTCGGCGTTCGCACTCGCCGACGACTCGGCGACCTGGGTCACCCCGGAGCAGGCCAGGGCTCTGGACACGGTTCCGGCCGGGACGGCCTTCACGGTTCCGCCCGTCCTCTTCGCGAAGATCACGGAGGAGGACCTGGAGTCCTACCGAGAGCGCTTCGGCGGCGCCGACGAGGCCTGACCTCCCCCACTCCGACGCGCTCTCAGAGCTTGACGCGGGGCCCCTGCCAGGATCGGCGGGGGCCCCGCGTCCGTGTGCCCGTGGGTCAGGCGTGTTCGTACGTTCCCGTGTGCTCGTGTGCTCGTCCGTGCTCGTGGGGAGCGGTGGCCCGCGCCCTCCGGGTTCAGGTGGTGAGCAGCGCCGGGTCGCTCAGGCCGGACGCGCCGGTCTCCACGTGACCGGCGAACCGGCGCAGGAAGGCCGAGTCGGCGTCGGAGGTGACCGACACGTCGTACCAGTTCTTGCTGGAGCGCAGATTCACGGTGTAGCGGACGGTGGCACCAGCGGCCACGGTCAAGGTGTGTGTCGCTCCCCCATAGGCCGCCGCGGTGGTGACCGTGAGGTGGACCGTGCTCGTGCCCGCGTTGGTCATGGTCAGATCGAGGTTCCCGGTGCCCGCGTTGTGGCGCGCGACGACCTCGGGTCCCGCGGTCTTGCCCGGGTTCTGGAAGGTGCGCAGGAATCCGTTGGGGCCGAAGACGCTGAGGTTGGTGACACCGCCCGAGTAGGCCGTGTTCCACGTGTCGGAGATCGTCTTGCCCGCCTCCGTCGTATAGGTCCAGGGGCCGTCGGTGCGGTTGGTCGAGGTGACCAGGAACTGCGCGCCGGCCGAGGCGCCGCCGCCGAAGGTGAGCGTGAACTTGCCCGTGCTCACGTTCGCCGCTCCGTCGACGAGGGGCGCGTAGCGCAGCGGCCGGGTGGGCCGGGCGCCCCGCTCCTGCTTGGGCAGGGTGCCGGTCGCGGGCGGCACCGGCACGAAGTCGGGGTGCCTGTTGTGGTCCGGCGGGACGTACGCGTCCGTCGAGGGCAGCGACGGGGCCGAGGAGTGGCTGCGGCCGAAGTCGAACGCCGAGGTCAGGTCGCCGCAGATCGCGCGCCGCCAGGGCGAGATGTTCGGCTCGTGCACGCCGAAGCGGCGTTCCATGAAGCGGATGATCGAGGTGTGGTCGAACGTCTCGGAGCAGGTGTAGCCGCCGGTGCTCCACGGCGAGACGACGAGCATCGGCACCCGCTGCCCCAGCCCGTACGGTCCGGCCGCGTAACTGGCGTTGCCCGGGAAGTAGTCGGGCCCCGTCGCCACGGTGGACAGCCCCTGGGATGCGCCGGAGGGCACGAACGGCGGAACCACGTGGTCGAAGAAGCCGTCGTTCTCGTCGTACGTGATGAACAGCGCCGTCTTGGCCCACACGTCCGGGTTGGACGTGAGCGCGTCCAGGACCTGGGAGATGTACCAAGCGCCGTAGTTCGAAGGCCAGTTGGGGTGCTCGGTGAAGGCTTCGGGCGCGGCGATCCAGGACACCTCGGGCAGCGTGCCGGCCTGGACGTCGGCCCTGAGGATGTCGAAGAAACCGTCGCCGTTCTTGGCGTTGGTGCCCGTACGCGCCTTGTCGTACAGCGGGTCGCCGGCCGTGGCGTTGCGGTAGGTGTTGAAGTACAGCAGCGAGTTGTCGCCGTAGTTGCCCCGGTAGGCGTCGTTGATCCAGCCCCAGCCGCCGGCCGCGTTCAGGCCGTCGCCGACGTCCTGGTAGATCTTCCAGGAGATGCCCGCCTGCTCCAGGCGCTCGGGATATGTGGTCCAGCCATACCCCTTCTCGTCGTTGCCGAGGACGGGTCCGCCGCCAGTGGCGTCGTTGCCCGTGTAGCCCGTCCACATGTAGTAGCGGTTGGGGTCGGTGGAGCCGATGAACGAACAGTG
Encoded here:
- a CDS encoding MmyB family transcriptional regulator; this translates as MAEESVAKDSVTKVPAAHVPVVGRPFALVPERPGQQTAAGERAADDTTAATNGTPALPGDPELRAYVHDYFAMTDALPFPSVVLDPGWGVAHANPAYDALFGGVGPHPTAMPDHNFLRFVLFHPEAASVLAEHETGWCLPLLAQFAEAFADDENAPGLADIRREIADDPIMDAAFRLGLPHWVRAVGDAAVHHDGTVRQVRHPDPERGRTSCRLVVESPRTLRKFGLRRLTLVLRETEPPVARRGRARLSVVPSH
- a CDS encoding helix-turn-helix domain-containing protein produces the protein MTDGFLVPGPAATGPLAAVIARVAELAGKLGMDHADVFDVHRLSEASGVPADVVGALLDGRPAGEPDLQARFLQRFGLLRSTRRKPNGRPHTQQEIADGAGMSRQQAGALINGDRRPTMEHCDAIQRFFGVHAGFLTADDTDALGGALLRTEQELLQQIAGREREGAALGAPGGDALERLLQDHGVRGIAWRAAQLPTDKHRDKVTEWLDMLLESVKRSES
- a CDS encoding toxin-antitoxin system, toxin component yields the protein MRRLCGELVAGITIPAPAEPTALYAALCEGMSRRRGRPVEFRMAAFPPGTASGLWLDMADRDLVVVEERTAPDHQLVILGHELWHMNAGHGSHHVEGAAVAARLLHTEGDLGAAVRKVAARTRSHLSEETDAESFGLLLGSKCRPWLEASGSRGPDRELLAGRIEAALGYRWPQG
- a CDS encoding MAB_1171c family putative transporter; the encoded protein is MRDPEFYLPAILLVAAFACRLPGIRQTWRDPLLLTVNALLAVASSVFFFAAPTTIAEVNRITGVPNFSAPLVYSILTAFSASCLVLIINWRGGPPQAARRATLRCVTAYSLVIVALFTLFALADAPVERLRDLDTYYANTPYMREMIVLYLLAHTVAALVTTWLCWGWSVKVRGWLRAGLVLIVVGYLLNLVFDAVKCAAVGARWLGHDLDYLSTGTAPPVASMSALLIGSGFIVPLVGPRLSETWGSWSAYRRLGPLWCALHAAPAPPSATVKMKWWSPVQLRLTQRESGILDGFLTLAPYFDRTLHGDARAAALRAGAAPKQAEAVADAAMIAAALTARRSDPEGAALSSTEPDASPTIGRARDLIGIAQAYRRSAGAEGARADAARTKSTRP
- a CDS encoding FAD-dependent oxidoreductase translates to MSTSDVLAAPSRGRTAVVVGGGLAGMLAAAALSGSVDEITVVEQDALPVGPEPRGRLPQARHAHILWSGGAEAMEQLLPGVTEAWLAAGARRIPLTSQMVALSPQGWYRRWRDSHYLISCGRDLLDSTVRDRVRDLPGVTVLDSTRVVALEGGARRVTGVRVRKADGTEELLPATFTVDASGRGAHTRRWLDALGVPAAREEVVDPGVVYASRVFRSPAGDQTFPVINVQANARASAPGRTAVILPIEAGQWLVTLSGTRGARPTGDPGAFVPFALGARHPVVGRLIAEAEPLSDVSTFAHTAGRRLFFEKVKGWPEGYVALGDAVAVYNPVYGHGMSVAAQGALALREALATQGVTAPRLARRVQRAVAGPVGTAWLLAGQDVFYPGATARRPGAVERLMGHCVDRLIHTSTGDYAVATALTDVMTLTAPVSALVRPRVLLAALRGPGRPPLTEPPLTERELALVQSPQKTA
- a CDS encoding VWA domain-containing protein encodes the protein MITRKRLAAGVCALVATFATGILPAAGTASAAAQPDGQPAQAAPKVDLVLDVSGSMRTADIDGKSRMAAAKQAFNEVLDAVPPEVQLGIRTLGANYPGEDRKVGCKDTRALYPVGPLNRTEAKTAVATLAPTGWTPIGPALQGAAADLKGGDATRRIVLITDGEDTCQPLDPCEVARDIAAQGIHLTIDTLGLIPDAKTREQLTCIAEATGGTYTSVQHTDQLSGKVKQLVDRAADPVVVPVATTGTASCESAPELKPGLYTDREKFAEHRSYKVNVLPGQELRASASIGMDRPANPDYGILLRAVTAHGREIVRGSEAGDGRTDLISTGLRYPKAPADDSDDKSTPEPVCLQVSNSFSAGPGVKTDPGLPVELAVDVVDGPGHASDVASFGLGRGWWLLGALALTGLLAGLVWGWISRWRIAVWRTS
- a CDS encoding NAD(P)-dependent oxidoreductase, encoding MSSASLASTTPVVAVLGTGIMGSGMARSLMRAGLSVRVWNRTPEKVRALAEEGATAFPSPEEAVRGADVVLTALNDGPSVSATLAAASGGTHPGQPWLQASTVGPDATEELASQAAELGVAYYDCPVLGTRGPAEEGKLTVFVSGPPAARERLAPVLDAIGQRTVWVSHEPGGASRLKLVANTWVINLVGAVAECLGLAEALQVDPRLFLDALSGGPLDTPYLHAKSAALLTGELAPSFALSTALKDTRLILEAAGSAGVRLDLTEASAERFARAEAAGHGAEDMIATYFAGRTEE
- the metG gene encoding methionine--tRNA ligase; its protein translation is MSRHLITSALPYINGIKHLGNMVGSMLPADVYSRYLRQRGHDVLYICATDEHGTPAELAAKEAGLSVAEFCAQAHDTQKAIYDGFQLAFDYFGRSSSQQNVEITQHFARKLKENGFIEERAIRQVFSVADDRFLPDRYIVGTCPHCGYDKARGDQCENCTRVLDPTDLLEARSAISGSSELEVRETRHLFLLQSKLQGEVEEWIDRVGGEWPQLASSIARKWLTEGLHDRAITRDLEWGVPVPADTWPELAAEGKVFYVWFDAPIEYIGATKEWSDLDPANRDWKSWWYEPEGAADVRYTEFMGKDNVPFHTVMFPATELGVREPWKKVDYVKAFNWLNYYGGKFSTSQRRGVFTHDALEILPADYWRYFMMANAPESDDTSFTWEHFTATVNKDLADTLGNFVNRVLSFSRKRFGDDVPAGAAAGAAEEKLGEEIVGLLAEYEGHMEALQFRKAAASLRALWSAGNSYLEEKAPWLEIKTDPEAAALTLRTAMNLIHLYAVVSEPFIPSSAKAMRSAFALADDSATWVTPEQARALDTVPAGTAFTVPPVLFAKITEEDLESYRERFGGADEA